A genomic window from Thunnus maccoyii chromosome 2, fThuMac1.1, whole genome shotgun sequence includes:
- the LOC121880683 gene encoding ATP synthase subunit d, mitochondrial-like, whose translation MAGRRVALKAIDWVAFAERVPPNQRGMFNALKTRSDAIAAKLASLPATPVTIDWNVYRSTVAKAGMVDEFEKKFKALQIPEPVDTQTSAINSQEAEANKSASAYIEASKARITQYEQELEKFKTMIPFDQMTIEDLNDTFPETKLDKVKHPYWPHKPIAEL comes from the exons atgGCAGGCCGTCGCGTAGCCCTCAAGGCCATCGACTGGGTGGCGTTTGCTGAGCGTGTTCCACCCAACCAGAGGGGCATGTTCAACGCTCTGAAGACCCGCAGTGATGCCATCGCTGCCAA ACTGGCCTCCCTGCCAGCGACTCCTGTAACCATTGACTGGAATGTCTACAGGAGCACAGTGGCCAAAGCCGGGATGGTTGATGAGTTTGAGAAGAAG TTCAAAGCCCTGCAGATCCCTGAGCCTGTTGACACACAGACCAGCGCCATCAACTCACAGGAGGCTGAGGCT AACAAAAGTGCATCAGCCTACATCGAGGCTTCAAAGGCCCGCATCACTCAGTATGAGCAAGAG TTGGAAAAGTTTAAGACCATGATCCCCTTCGACCAGATGACCATCGAGGATCTCAACGACACCTTCCCCGAGACCAAGTTGGACAAGGTCAAACATCCCTACTGGCCCCACAAGCCCATTGCCGAACTGTAA